In Halococcus hamelinensis 100A6, a single genomic region encodes these proteins:
- a CDS encoding DUF3100 domain-containing protein, translating into MSEGESTDRWEPIRIVGRWTVHARTHLTVLIIVIVAESIGTIEFPIGPGTVVLLPLLFAVVIGIAISYSVLGTYIEPLRRVVSKDVSVLSSPLLVIALMPLGVKYGTQVGPSFERLIESGGAFVLQELGNLGTIFLALPLALFLGLKREAIGSAVSIAREPTLGVITDKYGIESPEGRGVLGTYLTGTVLGTIFFGLLGGFATATGLDPRALAMACGMGSASMMTACAASLSTAVESIPRDQILSFAATSNLLTGITGLYIVLFVGLPLINYLYRVLAPRIQGSGSEADLAEGGDE; encoded by the coding sequence ATGAGTGAAGGGGAATCGACAGATCGTTGGGAGCCGATTCGGATAGTAGGACGGTGGACGGTTCACGCACGAACACACCTGACAGTGTTGATTATTGTGATCGTTGCGGAGTCGATCGGGACTATTGAATTCCCGATTGGTCCTGGAACGGTGGTGCTATTGCCGCTGTTGTTTGCAGTAGTCATTGGCATTGCTATCAGCTACAGTGTTTTGGGTACCTATATTGAGCCACTACGACGAGTCGTCAGCAAAGATGTGAGCGTCCTCAGTTCGCCCTTGCTCGTCATCGCTCTCATGCCTCTTGGAGTGAAATATGGCACTCAAGTTGGACCCTCATTTGAGAGACTCATAGAGTCCGGGGGTGCATTCGTTCTCCAGGAGCTAGGTAATCTGGGGACGATCTTCCTCGCCCTCCCCCTTGCGCTCTTTCTTGGGTTGAAGCGCGAGGCAATCGGGAGTGCAGTAAGCATTGCACGTGAACCGACCCTGGGAGTTATCACTGACAAATACGGAATCGAATCCCCCGAAGGTAGAGGCGTTCTTGGAACCTATCTCACAGGAACGGTTCTCGGGACGATCTTCTTCGGTCTGCTTGGTGGTTTCGCTACGGCGACAGGTCTCGATCCGCGGGCGCTCGCGATGGCATGTGGAATGGGGAGCGCAAGCATGATGACCGCTTGTGCTGCGTCATTGTCGACAGCGGTCGAGAGCATTCCACGTGACCAAATTTTGTCATTTGCAGCCACGAGTAACCTCTTGACAGGCATTACTGGTCTCTACATAGTACTCTTCGTCGGGCTACCACTCATCAACTATCTGTATCGTGTGCTTGCACCGCGTATTCAGGGTAGTGGGAGTGAAGCTGACCTCGCTGAAGGAGGGGATGAGTGA
- a CDS encoding TrmB family transcriptional regulator, translated as MVSAVEEEVVELLQELGLKEYEAKCFAALTRLPHGTAKEISDTAEVPRTRVYEAVRVLESKGLVEIQXISDTAEVPRTRVYEAVRVLESKGLVEIQQGNPQRFRAIGVNEAVVILADHYSSRIDELDQALHDIENQQESTEQRSHEVWSLTGTTSIAVRAQEMVNAADEEVFLVVGSEAVLTDDLYESLEEAATTGTDVLVGALQSETRDAIRDHVPHAEVFETGLEWLEGPETESEEASIGVLLMVDRTELLVSSRTPTESDKPTERAIYGSGFSNGLVVIARRLLSYGLQDIQDPAKKQEAHDDR; from the coding sequence ATGGTAAGCGCGGTCGAAGAGGAGGTAGTAGAGCTGCTCCAAGAGCTCGGGCTCAAGGAGTACGAAGCGAAGTGTTTTGCAGCACTGACGAGACTCCCCCATGGAACGGCGAAAGAGATCAGTGACACTGCGGAGGTTCCCCGTACCCGCGTCTACGAGGCCGTTCGAGTCCTCGAATCCAAGGGATTGGTCGAGATCCAGCANATCAGTGACACTGCGGAGGTTCCCCGTACCCGCGTCTACGAGGCCGTTCGAGTCCTCGAATCCAAGGGATTGGTCGAGATCCAGCAGGGAAATCCACAGCGCTTCCGCGCCATCGGAGTCAACGAGGCGGTTGTCATTCTCGCAGACCACTATTCGTCGCGCATCGACGAGTTGGACCAAGCACTGCACGATATCGAGAACCAACAAGAGAGCACTGAGCAGCGTTCCCACGAAGTCTGGTCGCTTACAGGTACTACTTCGATCGCGGTGCGTGCCCAGGAGATGGTCAACGCCGCGGACGAGGAGGTGTTTCTCGTCGTTGGGTCCGAAGCCGTGCTCACCGACGACCTCTACGAGAGCCTCGAAGAGGCCGCCACGACTGGAACGGACGTACTCGTTGGCGCGCTCCAGTCGGAAACCCGCGACGCGATTCGTGACCACGTCCCGCATGCGGAGGTGTTCGAAACCGGTCTGGAGTGGCTTGAGGGGCCTGAGACGGAGTCAGAGGAAGCCTCGATCGGGGTACTACTGATGGTCGACCGGACCGAACTCCTCGTGAGTTCACGGACCCCGACTGAGAGTGATAAGCCGACTGAACGAGCGATATATGGGAGTGGGTTCTCGAATGGGCTGGTCGTGATCGCTCGGCGATTGCTATCCTATGGGTTGCAAGATATTCAGGACCCAGCCAAAAAACAGGAAGCACACGACGACAGATGA
- a CDS encoding helix-turn-helix domain-containing protein — translation MSLIATYQLDTPVYDSLFEEVPDLRLEVEQAVACSPDSLSVTVWAETDRWTAFETELERSETVKGSQHLRSEDDQALYQIWVPVSETTYWDWTSLGSVLATITRHGATVRMEFPDHEALSTYRDWCLEQDIQFSLNSLSDASSGSPLNFQSLTSSQREVIALAVEHGYFEVPRGISMIELAAECGISDQAASERLRRGLSNLLGDGRFDTLWASSPESALEAK, via the coding sequence ATGAGCCTCATCGCGACCTACCAACTCGATACTCCGGTCTACGACTCGCTTTTCGAGGAGGTCCCCGACCTCCGACTCGAAGTCGAGCAGGCCGTTGCGTGCAGCCCTGACTCCCTCTCCGTGACGGTCTGGGCTGAGACGGACCGCTGGACGGCGTTCGAAACCGAACTCGAACGCTCGGAAACGGTGAAAGGAAGCCAGCATCTCCGCTCCGAAGACGACCAGGCGCTCTATCAGATTTGGGTGCCCGTCTCGGAGACTACCTACTGGGATTGGACCTCCCTTGGGAGTGTCCTNGCGACCATCACGCGTCACGGAGCGACGGTCCGAATGGAGTTCCCAGATCATGAAGCCCTGAGTACGTATCGGGACTGGTGTCTCGAACAAGACATTCAGTTCTCGCTGAACAGCCTTAGTGACGCTAGTTCAGGATCCCCGCTCAACTTTCAGTCACTCACGTCGTCGCAGCGCGAAGTCATTGCATTGGCTGTCGAACATGGATACTTCGAGGTCCCGCGTGGGATCAGTATGATCGAGCTCGCCGCCGAGTGTGGCATCTCCGATCAGGCGGCATCCGAACGCCTTCGACGTGGCCTCTCGAACCTTCTCGGAGACGGCAGATTCGACACACTATGGGCTTCTTCCCCGGAGAGTGCTCTCGAGGCGAAGTAA
- a CDS encoding beta-ketoacyl-ACP reductase → MSSNQTCLVTGASRGIGRGIAEELGRHNETIIVNYRSSEAAAYDTARAIKDGGGTAIPLQADVSNRKEVEAMCDRIHELVGPVDVLVNNAGVTVDRTFSTMTREEWEHVIDVNLGGVFNCTSAFFDDIRESDDGRVINISSVVGQQGNYGQANYAATKSGLFGFTRTIALELAQTESTANCVAPGFVKTDMLEDVPEEVKQKILQRIPLERFAEVEDIAGIVRFVASEDSGYMTGQILAVNGGMEW, encoded by the coding sequence ATGAGCTCAAATCAAACGTGCCTTGTTACGGGCGCATCGAGGGGAATCGGCCGGGGAATTGCCGAGGAACTCGGTCGACACAACGAGACCATTATCGTGAACTATCGTTCATCCGAAGCCGCCGCCTACGACACGGCAAGAGCGATCAAAGATGGAGGGGGGACTGCAATCCCGCTCCAGGCCGATGTTTCCAACCGAAAGGAAGTCGAAGCCATGTGCGACCGGATTCACGAGTTGGTCGGACCTGTGGATGTACTCGTGAACAATGCGGGTGTGACGGTCGACAGGACCTTTTCCACCATGACTCGTGAGGAGTGGGAGCACGTGATTGACGTCAACCTTGGTGGAGTATTCAACTGTACGAGCGCCTTTTTCGACGATATTCGAGAATCCGACGACGGGCGGGTCATCAATATCTCATCAGTAGTCGGCCAACAGGGTAATTACGGTCAAGCCAACTACGCAGCGACGAAAAGCGGCCTGTTCGGCTTCACGCGGACGATCGCACTCGAACTCGCTCAAACGGAGTCAACCGCGAACTGCGTTGCACCCGGGTTCGTCAAGACGGACATGCTCGAGGATGTGCCCGAGGAAGTCAAACAAAAAATCCTGCAGCGTATCCCGCTCGAGCGGTTCGCAGAGGTCGAAGATATCGCCGGTATCGTTCGCTTCGTTGCAAGCGAGGATTCGGGGTACATGACCGGTCAAATTCTTGCTGTCAACGGCGGTATGGAGTGGTAG
- a CDS encoding universal stress protein encodes MTSRVLVPMDDSEMAKEALRYALEVHSGAEITVLHVVGEPSGMMGKAMELALEDDIKQAAENAAENVLAEAREIGTGYDTDIETDVRWGSPAKEILREAETFDTIVLGSHTGTLADRLFVGDIAKAVFRRSPIPVTVVR; translated from the coding sequence ATGACCTCACGTGTTCTCGTCCCGATGGACGATTCGGAGATGGCGAAAGAGGCGCTCCGGTACGCCTTAGAAGTCCATTCGGGCGCTGAAATCACTGTGTTGCACGTGGTCGGTGAGCCGTCCGGGATGATGGGCAAAGCAATGGAGTTGGCTCTCGAAGACGATATCAAACAGGCAGCTGAGAACGCTGCCGAGAACGTTCTTGCGGAAGCTCGTGAAATCGGTACGGGGTACGATACCGATATCGAGACCGACGTCAGATGGGGAAGCCCAGCAAAAGAGATACTTAGAGAGGCAGAAACATTCGATACGATCGTTCTCGGAAGCCATACAGGGACTCTAGCGGATAGGTTGTTCGTAGGGGATATTGCAAAGGCAGTATTTCGTCGATCGCCAATCCCAGTGACAGTTGTCCGGTGA
- a CDS encoding DUF2267 domain-containing protein, with protein MQENEFLNAVQQRTGLESRDQAYTMTSAVLGVFGQRITQGEAENIASQLPAQIDNVLISETPEAEEFSVDEFISRVNDRVATLSDATASNTEHYIRGVMTVLGDAVSGSELEDARNQFPSEFDSLYEPIDMSEQQL; from the coding sequence ATGCAAGAGAATGAGTTCCTCAACGCCGTCCAGCAGCGAACAGGTCTCGAATCACGTGATCAAGCGTATACGATGACGAGCGCAGTACTCGGCGTGTTCGGCCAGCGTATCACCCAAGGAGAGGCCGAAAACATTGCCTCCCAGCTTCCTGCACAGATCGACAACGTGCTGATAAGCGAAACTCCAGAAGCGGAGGAATTCTCGGTTGACGAGTTCATTTCGCGAGTCAATGATCGGGTAGCGACGCTCAGTGATGCCACTGCATCCAACACCGAACACTACATTCGAGGAGTGATGACGGTACTTGGTGATGCTGTGAGCGGCAGTGAACTCGAAGACGCACGCAATCAATTCCCAAGTGAGTTCGACTCGTTGTACGAACCCATTGATATGAGCGAACAGCAACTGTGA
- a CDS encoding cold-shock protein, with amino-acid sequence MTKGTVDFFNDSGGYGFIKVDDDEETDLDDDEDVFYHMEDVGGPDLEEGTDVEFEIEESQKGPRASNLTRL; translated from the coding sequence ATGACGAAAGGTACGGTTGATTTCTTCAACGACTCGGGCGGGTACGGCTTCATCAAAGTCGACGATGACGAGGAAACGGACCTCGATGACGACGAGGACGTCTTCTATCACATGGAAGACGTCGGCGGTCCGGACCTCGAAGAAGGTACAGATGTGGAGTTCGAGATCGAGGAGTCTCAGAAGGGGCCGCGCGCGAGCAACCTCACCCGACTGTAA
- a CDS encoding helix-turn-helix domain-containing protein has product MDALGCEAECESVTPFDGNEGPIQSVLTDRQRTALLTAFEMGYYDIPRCATAEDIADEFYNSSDGMPSITDNTSRFTVKFHVVAETRRILSRREFGTEVGRYQYGHC; this is encoded by the coding sequence ATGGACGCACTCGGATGTGAGGCCGAGTGCGAGAGCGTGACGCCCTTCGACGGCAACGAGGGGCCGATCCAGTCAGTATTGACCGACCGTCAACGGACCGCACTCCTCACGGCATTCGAGATGGGGTATTACGATATTCCTCGATGCGCCACTGCAGAAGACATCGCAGACGAGTTTTACAATAGTTCCGATGGTATGCCATCGATCACCGATAATACTTCTCGCTTCACGGTAAAGTTTCACGTGGTCGCGGAAACGAGGCGGATCCTTTCTAGACGAGAGTTCGGTACAGAGGTCGGTCGGTATCAGTACGGGCATTGCTAG
- a CDS encoding helix-turn-helix domain-containing protein: protein MSLIATYQLDAPVYDRLFEAVPDLRLEVEQVVACSPETLSVTAWAETDHWRAFQTELERSETVKGSQHLRSEDDRERYQIWVPASETSYWDWTSLGSVLLGATVTRHGATIRMEFPDXYWDWTSLGSVLLGATVTRHGATIRMEFPDHEALSAYRDWCREQDIQFSLNGLTDARSESTFISQPLTSSQREVIALAVEHGFFDIPRGISMVELATECGISDQAASERLRRGLSNLLGDDRFDTLWASPSETPLEAK, encoded by the coding sequence ATGAGCCTCATCGCGACCTACCAACTCGATGCTCCGGTCTATGACCGGCTGTTCGAAGCGGTACCTGACCTTCGGCTTGAAGTCGAGCAAGTCGTTGCGTGCAGTCCCGAGACTCTCTCGGTGACGGCCTGGGCTGAGACGGACCACTGGAGGGCGTTCCAAACCGAACTCGAACGCTCGGAAACGGTGAAAGGAAGCCAGCATCTCCGCTCCGAAGACGACCGAGAACGTTACCAAATCTGGGTACCCGCTTCGGAGACCTCCTACTGGGATTGGACCTCCCTTGGGAGTGTCCTCCTCGGTGCGACCGTCACACGTCACGGAGCGACGATTCGAATGGAGTTCCCGGATNCCTACTGGGATTGGACCTCCCTTGGGAGTGTCCTCCTCGGTGCGACCGTCACACGTCACGGAGCGACGATTCGAATGGAGTTCCCGGATCACGAGGCTCTGAGTGCGTATCGGGATTGGTGCCGCGAACAAGACATTCAGTTCTCGCTGAATGGCCTTACTGATGCTCGTTCGGAATCCACGTTCATCTCACAGCCTCTCACGTCGTCGCAGCGCGAAGTCATTGCATTGGCTGTCGAACATGGATTCTTCGATATCCCACGTGGGATCAGTATGGTTGAGCTCGCCACAGAATGCGGCATCTCCGACCAAGCAGCATCCGAACGCCTTCGACGTGGTCTCTCGAACCTTCTCGGAGACGATAGATTCGACACCCTCTGGGCCTCGCCGTCAGAAACTCCCTTAGAGGCAAAGTAA
- a CDS encoding amidohydrolase, whose product MDGTDTEAVKERVCATIDERSDDIISLAESVQAEPELGYKETKTAKKIADRFSEMDLEVETEAAVTGVRARAGGGDFVAAVLGELDALINSEHPLADPETGAVHACGHHAQLAHLVAVGYGFTDTDIIEDFDVALELMAVPAEEYLDLEYRRNLVDEGQIEFFGGKQELIKRGYFEDVDCAAMVHAANETPDREITTDFSTNGFVGKFITYEGKESHAGSAPEAGVNALNAATLGLNAIHTQRETFADEDHVRVHPVITKGGDGVNVVPADVRVESYVRAKDLDAITDANEKVNRALKSGAMAVGADVTIEDYPGYMPLRTNQTLVDHYNDNVRRVLGEDALVAERSHLTGSTDMGDLTQIVPGIHPWIGGFEGNVHARDFAVADAEMAYLLPAKATACTLIDVFADSEARAAIRSAKSEKRSRETYLTEARELRETLSGEYLDHPLK is encoded by the coding sequence ATGGATGGGACAGATACCGAGGCAGTCAAAGAACGGGTTTGTGCGACCATCGACGAGCGATCGGACGATATCATCTCGCTCGCCGAGTCAGTACAGGCTGAGCCGGAGCTTGGGTATAAGGAAACCAAGACCGCGAAAAAGATAGCGGACCGGTTTTCGGAGATGGACCTCGAGGTCGAGACGGAAGCGGCCGTAACTGGAGTGCGTGCCCGTGCTGGTGGAGGCGACTTTGTTGCCGCGGTTCTCGGGGAGCTTGATGCACTTATCAATAGCGAGCATCCACTGGCCGATCCAGAAACAGGCGCAGTGCACGCCTGCGGCCACCATGCACAGCTCGCCCATCTCGTTGCCGTCGGCTACGGGTTTACTGATACCGATATTATCGAAGACTTCGATGTTGCTCTCGAACTAATGGCGGTCCCTGCAGAAGAATATCTTGACCTCGAATACCGGCGCAATCTCGTTGATGAGGGTCAGATAGAGTTCTTTGGTGGCAAGCAGGAACTGATAAAGCGCGGATATTTCGAGGATGTAGACTGTGCGGCAATGGTCCACGCCGCTAATGAGACGCCCGATCGCGAGATAACGACTGACTTTTCAACCAACGGGTTCGTCGGGAAATTCATCACTTACGAGGGCAAAGAATCTCATGCTGGCAGCGCGCCTGAAGCGGGTGTCAATGCTCTCAACGCGGCAACACTCGGTCTGAATGCTATCCATACTCAGCGGGAGACGTTCGCTGACGAGGACCACGTACGTGTCCATCCAGTTATCACGAAAGGTGGCGACGGCGTCAATGTCGTACCCGCAGACGTACGCGTGGAGTCCTACGTCCGTGCAAAGGATCTCGATGCTATCACTGACGCGAATGAAAAAGTCAATCGTGCGCTAAAATCGGGTGCGATGGCCGTCGGTGCAGACGTGACCATCGAAGATTATCCCGGCTATATGCCGTTGCGAACTAACCAAACGCTCGTTGACCACTACAATGACAATGTCCGACGTGTTCTCGGAGAAGACGCGCTCGTTGCCGAGCGTTCGCACCTCACTGGATCGACGGACATGGGTGACCTAACACAGATCGTCCCCGGCATTCACCCCTGGATCGGTGGATTCGAAGGTAACGTCCATGCCCGCGATTTTGCTGTCGCCGACGCCGAAATGGCTTATCTCCTGCCAGCAAAGGCGACTGCCTGTACGCTCATCGATGTGTTCGCTGATTCCGAAGCACGTGCGGCGATCCGTAGCGCGAAATCCGAAAAACGTTCCCGTGAAACGTACCTCACAGAGGCGCGAGAATTGCGTGAGACACTCTCTGGGGAGTATCTCGACCACCCCTTGAAATAA
- a CDS encoding arsenate-mycothiol transferase ArsC: protein MTTTTDTTDPIRLAFVCVQNAGRSQMATEFAERERERRDLEGSIAILTGGTHPADHVHEEVIEVMHEEGFDLSERTPREITTEQLQSCDYVATMGCSTLDVGENARTVDIRDWDLPDPAGQDRERVREIRDEVKHRVETLFDEVTPSESAG, encoded by the coding sequence ATGACCACCACTACTGATACGACTGACCCGATTCGACTCGCGTTCGTGTGCGTCCAGAACGCCGGCCGCTCGCAGATGGCGACCGAATTCGCCGAACGCGAACGCGAGCGCCGCGATCTCGAAGGTTCCATCGCGATACTCACTGGCGGAACCCACCCAGCAGACCACGTTCACGAGGAAGTCATCGAGGTCATGCACGAGGAAGGGTTCGATCTCTCGGAGCGGACGCCCCGCGAAATCACGACCGAACAACTGCAGTCGTGCGATTACGTGGCGACGATGGGCTGTTCAACGCTCGATGTAGGCGAGAACGCTCGGACAGTGGACATCCGCGACTGGGACCTCCCCGATCCTGCCGGGCAGGACCGCGAAAGAGTTCGCGAGATCCGTGATGAGGTGAAACACCGGGTCGAGACGTTGTTCGACGAGGTTACTCCCTCGGAATCCGCTGGGTAA
- a CDS encoding linear amide C-N hydrolase, translating to MCSRLVYLGSEGRVLTGRSMDWTREIGSNIWTFPRGIERNIETDLPYKSWTAQYGSVVTTAYDICTTDGMNEPGLMANLLWLPESEYPDWNDEASALPVSMWAQYMLDNFATVAEAVEAVRNDDFVVVTQQLPDDDRFAALHLSLSDPTGDSAIMEFIDGELVIHHDRDHQVMTNSPTFDKQLALAEYWDEIGGTVMLPGTNRPADRFVRARFYINAIPQVEDRHAATASVFSVIRNVSVPYGLSTPDAPHISSTRWRTVADHKDRIYYFESAFTPNVFWVKLDALDFSSETSAKTLQLGPRQSNTFSGEVSDELVASDPFRFLRPHGE from the coding sequence ATGTGTAGCCGTTTAGTCTATCTCGGCTCAGAAGGTCGTGTTCTTACCGGCCGATCGATGGATTGGACACGAGAAATCGGCTCCAATATTTGGACCTTCCCTCGTGGTATTGAACGCAACATCGAGACCGATCTCCCGTACAAAAGCTGGACAGCCCAATACGGTAGCGTGGTCACTACGGCCTATGATATCTGTACTACCGACGGGATGAACGAACCCGGTTTGATGGCCAATCTGTTGTGGCTCCCGGAGTCCGAATATCCCGATTGGAACGATGAAGCGTCCGCCTTGCCGGTCTCGATGTGGGCTCAGTATATGCTCGACAACTTCGCTACCGTGGCCGAGGCTGTCGAAGCGGTTCGAAACGACGACTTCGTCGTCGTCACACAGCAGCTACCTGACGATGACCGATTCGCGGCGTTGCATCTGTCCCTGTCAGATCCGACCGGTGACAGTGCAATCATGGAGTTCATCGACGGCGAGCTGGTCATTCACCACGACCGCGATCATCAAGTGATGACCAACTCGCCAACGTTCGACAAACAGCTCGCACTCGCCGAATATTGGGACGAGATCGGCGGAACTGTTATGCTTCCAGGAACGAACCGACCAGCGGACCGATTCGTGCGTGCTCGCTTTTACATCAATGCTATTCCACAGGTCGAGGACCGTCACGCCGCGACCGCGAGCGTGTTTAGCGTGATACGCAACGTGTCCGTTCCCTACGGGCTCAGCACACCGGATGCGCCACATATCTCATCGACACGCTGGCGTACTGTTGCAGACCACAAGGACCGGATCTACTACTTCGAATCGGCGTTCACGCCGAACGTGTTCTGGGTGAAGCTCGATGCACTCGATTTTTCATCCGAAACGAGTGCGAAGACCCTCCAACTGGGACCACGACAGTCGAATACGTTTTCCGGCGAGGTGTCGGACGAACTGGTCGCCAGCGACCCGTTTCGATTCTTGCGGCCACACGGCGAGTAG
- a CDS encoding ArsR/SmtB family transcription factor, which produces MAQATERLQRYLEDELGECRDEDVERRLDELGTLERALGPAQVSGELDVLAALANETRYTLVRVLVAAGEELCVCELQAVVDVSESGLSHALSALVDAGLVTGRKDGRWKKYQATNRAITLVTVLDGSVNGE; this is translated from the coding sequence GTGGCACAAGCGACTGAACGACTTCAGCGGTACCTAGAAGACGAACTCGGGGAGTGTCGAGACGAGGACGTCGAGCGACGACTCGACGAACTCGGGACGCTCGAAAGAGCACTCGGACCGGCACAGGTGAGTGGCGAACTCGACGTGCTCGCCGCGCTCGCCAACGAGACACGCTACACGCTCGTTCGCGTGCTCGTAGCGGCTGGGGAGGAACTCTGTGTTTGTGAGCTTCAGGCCGTCGTCGACGTGAGTGAAAGCGGCCTCAGTCACGCGCTCTCGGCACTTGTCGATGCAGGGCTCGTGACCGGGCGCAAGGACGGTCGCTGGAAGAAGTACCAGGCTACCAATCGTGCCATTACCCTCGTGACTGTTCTCGACGGGAGCGTGAACGGTGAGTAG
- a CDS encoding DUF7571 family protein: MKPCHNCQTVIDEYLLDKQLEPLRELTVDDFNVCADCATIVVDACVKCGGAVYVPRSESDVPDYCPACRSDLINHTGHDPGWMRNHVST; this comes from the coding sequence ATGAAACCGTGCCACAACTGCCAGACAGTCATCGACGAGTATCTCCTAGATAAACAACTCGAACCCCTGCGCGAACTCACGGTTGACGACTTCAACGTCTGTGCGGACTGCGCGACCATCGTCGTAGATGCATGTGTGAAGTGCGGCGGCGCGGTGTACGTTCCCCGAAGCGAATCCGACGTCCCTGACTACTGCCCGGCGTGTCGGTCCGATCTCATAAATCACACCGGGCACGACCCTGGCTGGATGCGGAATCACGTGTCCACCTGA
- the arsB gene encoding ACR3 family arsenite efflux transporter has translation MSSVEHDHGPNCSCPQCGDPRSMDFLDKYLTVWIFGAMAVGVGLGYVAPSVTQPIQNFHLVEIGLIVMMYPPLAKADYSQLRTVFGNWRVLGLSLIQNWLIGPTLMFGLAVVFFSGLVPGLPARPEFFLGLIFIGMARCIAMVLVWNELAEGSPEYVTGLVAFNSLFQIVTYGVYVWFFGLFLPPLLGMESLVAGITTFDITPMQVFQAIVVFLGIPFVGGFLTRYVGTRTKDKEWYEEEFVPKIDPLTLVALLFTVIVMFATQGENIVSAPADVLLIAVPLTIYFVVMFFVSFGMGRGIGADYSTTTAIGFTAASNNFELAIAVAVAVFGVGSGVAFTTVVGPLIEVPVLLALVNVALYFQRKLDWSGTGTGSVDASPPEATTDD, from the coding sequence GTGAGTAGCGTCGAGCACGACCACGGCCCGAACTGCTCGTGTCCGCAGTGTGGCGACCCACGCTCGATGGACTTCCTCGATAAGTATCTCACCGTCTGGATCTTCGGCGCGATGGCCGTCGGCGTGGGATTGGGCTACGTTGCCCCATCGGTGACCCAACCGATTCAGAACTTCCACCTCGTGGAGATCGGCCTCATAGTCATGATGTACCCGCCGCTGGCGAAAGCGGACTACTCGCAGCTCCGGACGGTGTTCGGCAACTGGCGCGTCCTCGGGCTGAGCCTCATCCAGAACTGGCTCATCGGCCCGACGCTGATGTTCGGACTGGCGGTCGTTTTCTTCAGTGGACTCGTCCCCGGTCTGCCAGCCCGCCCCGAGTTCTTCCTCGGACTCATCTTCATTGGGATGGCCCGGTGTATCGCGATGGTACTCGTCTGGAACGAACTCGCCGAAGGCTCGCCCGAATACGTTACCGGGTTGGTCGCGTTCAACAGCCTCTTCCAGATCGTTACCTACGGCGTCTACGTCTGGTTCTTCGGGTTGTTCCTGCCGCCGCTGCTGGGAATGGAATCGCTCGTCGCGGGCATCACGACCTTTGACATCACGCCGATGCAGGTGTTCCAAGCCATCGTGGTCTTCCTCGGGATTCCCTTCGTCGGCGGCTTTCTGACTCGCTACGTCGGCACACGCACCAAAGACAAGGAGTGGTACGAGGAGGAGTTCGTGCCGAAGATCGACCCACTGACGCTGGTCGCGTTGCTGTTCACCGTCATCGTGATGTTCGCCACGCAGGGCGAGAACATTGTCTCGGCACCCGCCGACGTCCTGCTGATCGCCGTGCCGCTGACGATTTACTTCGTGGTGATGTTCTTCGTGAGCTTCGGCATGGGCAGAGGCATCGGAGCGGACTACTCGACGACGACGGCTATCGGATTCACAGCGGCCTCGAACAACTTCGAGCTCGCCATCGCGGTCGCGGTCGCGGTGTTCGGTGTCGGCTCCGGCGTCGCCTTCACAACCGTCGTCGGCCCGCTCATCGAGGTACCAGTCCTGCTCGCGCTGGTCAACGTTGCGCTATACTTCCAGCGCAAACTCGACTGGAGTGGAACTGGGACTGGCAGTGTTGACGCATCTCCTCCCGAGGCGACGACTGACGACTAA